The following proteins are co-located in the Chryseobacterium daecheongense genome:
- a CDS encoding CPCC family cysteine-rich protein, with protein sequence MINLDLNTVINILSLYDYSKMTIEERENIIELEGIEEEEIYEWLKEKYIGVTISYIEEKINKLYGFSFIITGTPKELVPCPCCGYKTILEKGNYEICPVCFWEDDGSINDLKYSSANHMTLKDAKENFKLKGAISEKFLNFIEKDAKIKYYNGYL encoded by the coding sequence ATGATAAATTTAGATTTAAATACAGTTATAAATATATTGTCATTGTATGATTATTCAAAAATGACAATAGAAGAAAGGGAAAATATAATAGAACTTGAAGGGATAGAAGAAGAGGAAATTTATGAATGGCTTAAAGAAAAATATATAGGTGTCACAATTTCATATATAGAAGAAAAAATTAACAAATTATACGGTTTTTCTTTTATTATAACGGGGACACCAAAAGAATTAGTTCCATGTCCTTGTTGTGGTTACAAAACAATTTTAGAGAAAGGGAATTATGAAATTTGTCCAGTTTGTTTTTGGGAAGATGACGGAAGTATAAACGATTTAAAATATAGTTCTGCGAATCATATGACCTTAAAAGATGCAAAAGAAAACTTTAAGTTAAAAGGAGCTATTTCAGAAAAGTTTTTGAATTTTATAGAGAAGGACGCTAAAATCAAATATTATAATGGTTATTTGTAA
- a CDS encoding cation:proton antiporter, with amino-acid sequence MGKYRNIIFYAVTIAVFSCLMYFFIIEGQTLEVKENLVVKTSSGSTWDNFIESFRANLHHPLALLLAQIVTIILVARLFGWICMKIKQPTVIGEMIAGIVLGPSLLGMYFPEFSSFLFPKESLGNLQFLSQIGLILFMYIVGMELDLSVLRKKAHDAVVISHASIIIPFALGIGLSYFIYQEFAPDGIQFTSFALFIAISMSITAFPVLARIVQERNLQKTKLGTIVITCAAADDITAWCILAAVIAIVKAGSFASSIYVILMAIGYVFFMIKIVRPFLKRIGDLQAGKNTINKPMVAIFFLTLILSAYVTEVIGIHALFGAFMAGAIMPENAKFRTMFIDKIEDVALVLLLPLFFVFTGLRTQIGLLNDGHLWMTAGFIILIAVAGKFAGSALAARFLGINWKDSLTIGALMNTRGLMELIVLNIGYDLGVLGPEIFAMLVIMALFTTFMTGPALDFFNYLFKSKKDENIPNGYHDSKYRVLLSFDNPESGSTLLKLAHDFTNKMNGNKSITAMNIAPVEEMHAYDINEYENEQFKNVIETSHDLKLEVTTLFKASTDIENDLTSISNKGNYDLLLIMLGKSMYEGSLLGRLLGFTTKIINPEKLLNTVKGKGYIFNNSPFDDFTLQILDKTNIPVGVLVEKDFKSADKVFVPIFNLSDFYLLEYAKRLINNNNSQIIILDVAGQIRNNIEVKELIRSIEQVAPNHITLYNEKKIEKEFLSSQDLMLISSKSWKGLIDTKSIWLSDIPSALIISNP; translated from the coding sequence TTGGGGAAATACAGAAATATTATTTTTTATGCAGTTACGATCGCTGTTTTCTCTTGCCTGATGTACTTCTTCATTATTGAAGGACAAACATTGGAGGTAAAAGAAAATCTTGTTGTAAAAACAAGTTCAGGATCTACCTGGGATAACTTTATAGAATCATTTAGAGCCAACCTTCATCATCCATTGGCTTTACTGCTGGCACAAATCGTTACCATCATCCTGGTCGCCCGGTTATTCGGATGGATTTGCATGAAAATAAAGCAGCCGACGGTGATCGGAGAAATGATTGCCGGTATTGTTCTGGGACCTTCATTACTGGGAATGTACTTTCCGGAGTTTTCATCCTTTCTTTTTCCAAAAGAATCCCTTGGGAATTTACAGTTTTTAAGCCAGATCGGGCTGATCCTGTTCATGTATATCGTTGGTATGGAGCTTGACCTTAGTGTCTTAAGAAAAAAGGCGCATGATGCTGTGGTCATCAGCCACGCCAGTATCATTATTCCTTTTGCACTGGGTATCGGACTCTCCTATTTCATCTATCAGGAATTTGCACCGGATGGTATCCAGTTTACTTCTTTTGCCTTATTTATTGCTATTTCAATGAGCATTACCGCCTTTCCGGTACTGGCAAGGATCGTCCAGGAGAGAAATCTGCAGAAAACCAAACTGGGAACCATCGTTATTACCTGTGCCGCAGCAGATGATATTACCGCATGGTGTATCCTTGCAGCTGTGATCGCTATTGTAAAAGCCGGATCTTTTGCCAGTTCGATCTACGTGATCTTAATGGCCATAGGTTATGTCTTTTTTATGATCAAGATCGTAAGACCGTTCCTCAAAAGGATCGGTGATCTGCAAGCGGGTAAAAACACCATCAACAAACCGATGGTCGCCATCTTCTTTTTAACGCTTATTCTTTCTGCATATGTAACGGAAGTGATCGGAATTCATGCTTTGTTCGGAGCCTTTATGGCAGGAGCTATAATGCCTGAGAATGCCAAATTCCGTACGATGTTCATCGATAAGATCGAAGATGTGGCCCTGGTTCTTTTACTTCCTCTATTCTTTGTATTTACAGGACTTCGGACACAGATCGGACTGCTCAATGACGGACACCTTTGGATGACCGCCGGATTTATTATTCTGATTGCTGTGGCAGGAAAATTTGCAGGAAGTGCTTTAGCTGCACGATTCCTCGGGATCAACTGGAAAGACAGCTTAACGATCGGCGCTTTGATGAATACCCGGGGATTAATGGAACTTATCGTTCTGAATATCGGATATGACCTCGGTGTTCTGGGTCCCGAAATTTTCGCCATGCTGGTGATCATGGCTTTGTTCACCACCTTTATGACCGGACCGGCACTGGATTTTTTCAATTATCTTTTTAAATCTAAAAAGGATGAAAATATCCCAAATGGGTATCATGATTCGAAATACCGTGTTTTGCTTTCCTTTGACAATCCTGAATCGGGAAGCACGTTATTAAAACTCGCCCATGATTTCACCAATAAAATGAATGGCAATAAAAGCATTACTGCCATGAATATTGCTCCCGTCGAGGAAATGCATGCCTATGACATCAATGAATACGAGAATGAGCAGTTTAAAAATGTAATCGAAACCTCCCACGACCTGAAACTTGAAGTCACGACCCTTTTCAAGGCCTCTACGGATATTGAAAACGATCTCACCAGCATTTCAAACAAAGGAAACTACGACCTCCTTTTAATCATGCTTGGAAAATCGATGTATGAAGGAAGTCTACTAGGCAGGCTGCTGGGTTTCACCACGAAGATCATCAACCCGGAAAAACTCCTGAATACCGTAAAAGGAAAAGGATATATTTTCAACAACTCCCCTTTTGACGATTTCACTTTACAAATCCTTGATAAAACCAATATCCCGGTAGGCGTTCTGGTAGAAAAAGATTTCAAAAGTGCTGATAAAGTATTTGTCCCGATCTTCAACCTCAGCGATTTCTACTTGCTGGAATACGCCAAGAGGCTTATCAACAATAATAATTCACAGATCATCATTCTGGATGTCGCAGGACAGATCCGGAATAATATCGAGGTGAAAGAACTCATCAGAAGCATTGAACAGGTTGCTCCTAATCACATCACCCTATATAACGAGAAAAAGATCGAAAAGGAGTTTTTAAGCTCCCAGGATCTTATGCTCATCAGCAGTAAAAGCTGGAAAGGATTAATCGATACCAAAAGTATCTGGCTATCCGATATCCCTTCTGCTCTTATTATATCCAATCCATAA
- a CDS encoding response regulator transcription factor: protein MIKCVILDDELLAISYLKLLCEQIDHVEVVKAFNDPKIFLSEIHSIDCNVCILDIEMPGMTGLQVAELISDSKKIIFTTAYKEYAAEAFDLNVVDYVRKPIKKERLIQAFEKAKELVNSPQKKDFIEWNTNIGKTIIFTEQIAYIKTSEIDSRDKDIILNDGTNIVLKNLNFKNLLDMLPAKDFAQVNKKEIIALSSIKVFSTNEIITTIPAEDDNFLKLQIGDTYKSALMEMFGK, encoded by the coding sequence ATGATAAAGTGCGTTATTCTTGATGATGAATTGCTGGCGATAAGCTATTTAAAGCTTCTATGTGAACAGATTGATCATGTAGAGGTGGTAAAGGCTTTTAACGATCCTAAAATTTTCCTCAGCGAAATCCATTCCATCGACTGCAACGTATGCATCCTGGACATTGAAATGCCGGGAATGACGGGACTTCAGGTAGCAGAATTGATTTCAGATTCTAAAAAGATCATTTTCACGACAGCCTATAAAGAATATGCCGCCGAAGCGTTCGATCTTAATGTGGTGGATTATGTGCGTAAACCTATTAAAAAAGAAAGGCTCATTCAGGCTTTTGAAAAGGCGAAGGAACTGGTCAACAGCCCGCAGAAGAAAGACTTTATCGAATGGAATACGAATATCGGGAAAACCATTATTTTCACAGAGCAGATTGCTTACATTAAAACCTCGGAGATCGACAGCCGGGATAAAGATATTATTCTCAACGACGGAACCAATATCGTCCTTAAAAACCTCAATTTTAAGAATCTTCTTGACATGCTTCCTGCTAAAGATTTCGCCCAGGTCAATAAAAAAGAGATCATCGCGTTGTCTTCCATCAAAGTATTTTCAACCAACGAGATCATTACCACAATTCCTGCGGAAGATGACAATTTCCTGAAACTTCAGATCGGAGATACCTATAAAAGCGCTCTGATGGAAATGTTCGGAAAATAG
- a CDS encoding histidine kinase, protein MDGNYYMIHDYLIFIGVFAIFFFLTVSIYLFGQNKKFKQRNTKLSETNKLIEQRLNEVQLEHIGTKLNPHLFKNILNSVQSHAYQTYMSLDKLANVLDYILYESNNKFVSPKEELTFALSLIEINKIKINPLFDFRIKSKIDKSDRIFEEKVFAPLISVDLIENAFKHTDFLAQDSFISIYLELENGIYTMKVINKASLKNVLEKEKSGFGSQSLDQRLKMIYNTHYQLQKSSKNGIFTAELQINLGEFYDKVRYS, encoded by the coding sequence ATGGATGGCAATTATTACATGATTCATGATTATCTGATATTCATTGGAGTCTTTGCTATTTTCTTTTTTCTTACGGTAAGCATCTACCTGTTTGGCCAGAATAAAAAATTCAAACAACGAAATACCAAGCTGTCGGAAACGAATAAGCTGATTGAGCAGCGGCTGAATGAAGTTCAGCTGGAACACATTGGTACCAAGCTGAATCCGCATCTGTTTAAAAATATTCTTAATTCCGTTCAGTCTCACGCTTATCAGACGTATATGTCCTTGGATAAGCTGGCGAACGTTCTGGATTATATCTTATACGAGAGCAATAACAAATTCGTGAGCCCGAAGGAAGAACTCACTTTTGCTTTAAGCCTTATTGAAATCAATAAGATCAAGATCAACCCTCTTTTTGATTTCAGGATCAAATCCAAAATCGATAAATCCGACCGTATCTTTGAAGAGAAAGTATTTGCCCCGCTGATTTCTGTAGACCTGATAGAAAATGCTTTTAAACATACCGATTTTCTGGCGCAGGATTCTTTTATATCCATTTATCTCGAGCTGGAAAACGGAATCTATACCATGAAGGTGATCAACAAGGCTTCCCTGAAAAACGTTCTGGAAAAAGAAAAAAGCGGATTCGGAAGCCAGTCCCTGGATCAAAGACTGAAGATGATCTATAACACGCATTATCAGCTTCAAAAAAGTTCTAAAAACGGGATCTTCACAGCAGAATTACAAATTAATTTAGGAGAGTTCTATGATAAAGTGCGTTATTCTTGA
- a CDS encoding alanine dehydrogenase → MSTTNIFTPFTEEELMPKEEKLEVIKKGKQFSIGVPKETCLHERRTCITPDAVQVLVDHGHEIIIESGAGIGSFFTDLQYSESGAKITTDPKEAFGQDLILKINPPTEEEIDYMKPNTYLVSALQINLREKEYFLKLAEKKINAIAFEFIIDEYKQLALVRLVGEIAGTVSILYASELLALSNGLMLGGITGVRPSEVLILGAGIVGEFATKAAIGLGASVRVFDNSLSKLRRLHTIVDSRVPTSIIDPKELGKALRRADVVIGALPRLNMQPIVTEDMVMKMKKGSVIIDITIDNGKVIETSELTTMDEPYIIKHGVIHCGLPNLTSKMPRTTTKAISNFFLSYILNYDEEGGFENMLIRKNEMKQSLYMYKGRHTKKIICDRFGLTYHDINLLIF, encoded by the coding sequence ATGAGTACTACAAATATTTTCACTCCTTTTACTGAAGAAGAATTGATGCCGAAAGAGGAAAAACTGGAAGTTATAAAGAAGGGTAAACAATTTAGTATTGGTGTTCCCAAAGAAACGTGTCTTCACGAAAGAAGAACCTGTATCACTCCTGATGCAGTGCAGGTATTGGTAGATCACGGCCACGAAATCATTATCGAATCGGGAGCCGGAATAGGATCTTTTTTTACAGATTTACAGTACTCCGAATCAGGAGCGAAGATCACTACAGATCCCAAAGAAGCTTTCGGACAGGATTTGATTTTAAAGATCAACCCTCCTACTGAGGAAGAAATTGATTATATGAAGCCTAATACGTATCTGGTTTCTGCCCTTCAGATCAATTTAAGAGAGAAAGAATATTTCCTGAAGCTTGCTGAGAAAAAGATCAATGCAATCGCTTTCGAATTTATTATCGACGAATACAAGCAGCTTGCCCTGGTAAGACTGGTAGGTGAAATTGCCGGAACCGTTTCCATCCTATATGCATCGGAATTGCTGGCTTTATCCAATGGCCTTATGCTGGGTGGAATTACAGGTGTGCGACCTTCGGAAGTCCTGATCCTTGGAGCAGGAATCGTGGGCGAATTTGCCACCAAAGCAGCTATCGGTTTAGGAGCCAGCGTAAGGGTTTTTGATAATTCCCTATCGAAACTACGCCGACTTCATACCATCGTAGACAGCCGTGTTCCTACTTCTATTATCGATCCTAAAGAGCTGGGTAAAGCTTTAAGACGTGCAGATGTTGTGATCGGAGCCCTTCCGAGATTGAATATGCAGCCGATCGTTACGGAAGATATGGTAATGAAAATGAAAAAAGGAAGTGTAATCATAGATATCACCATCGACAATGGAAAAGTGATCGAAACTTCGGAACTTACTACCATGGATGAGCCTTATATTATCAAACACGGAGTGATCCATTGCGGTCTTCCGAATCTTACGTCAAAAATGCCGAGAACGACAACAAAGGCTATTTCTAATTTCTTTTTATCCTACATTTTAAATTATGATGAGGAAGGTGGCTTTGAAAATATGCTGATCCGCAAAAATGAAATGAAGCAAAGTCTTTATATGTATAAAGGAAGGCATACGAAAAAGATCATCTGCGACCGTTTCGGGCTTACTTATCATGATATCAATCTTTTAATTTTCTAA
- the tsaE gene encoding tRNA (adenosine(37)-N6)-threonylcarbamoyltransferase complex ATPase subunit type 1 TsaE encodes MELKINKIEDWQAVVEKIIPQLQHPILLLKGNLGAGKTTFTQFLLKNLGSEDEVSSPTYSIVNEYSSPKGKIFHFDLYRLKNIDEVYDIGIEEYLDNAYLCIIEWPEVYEEELYGLEYHSMSILNTGESREITFE; translated from the coding sequence ATGGAATTGAAAATCAATAAAATCGAAGACTGGCAGGCTGTAGTGGAAAAGATCATTCCTCAATTGCAGCATCCTATTCTTTTGCTAAAAGGAAACCTGGGAGCCGGAAAAACAACATTTACACAGTTTTTGCTTAAAAACCTGGGAAGTGAGGATGAAGTAAGCTCCCCGACCTATTCTATTGTGAATGAGTACAGCAGTCCGAAAGGAAAAATTTTTCACTTTGATCTTTACCGTCTGAAAAATATTGACGAAGTGTATGATATCGGTATTGAGGAATATCTGGACAATGCTTATCTATGCATTATCGAATGGCCGGAAGTATATGAAGAAGAGCTGTACGGCCTGGAATATCACTCAATGAGCATTTTAAATACCGGTGAAAGCAGAGAAATCACTTTCGAGTAA
- the dnaG gene encoding DNA primase yields MISKQTIDKIFSTIRVEEIVGEYVQLKRAGSNYKGLSPFHEEKSPSFVVSPSKQIWKDFSTGKGGTAISFLMEIENFTYPEALRHAAKKYGIEIEEDQREFSEEAKNAQSERDLLYKIHEVANDYFQNFLWGAEEGKSIGLAYFRERELKDDIIKKFQLGYSPEKKNAFTAYALEKGYSKEILEKSGLSIFPENAPNGIDRFRERVIFPIHSFSGRVLGFGARILKNNVKTAKYLNSPETEIYHKSNVLYGLNQSKQAISRKNVCLLVEGYMDVISLHLSGIENVVASSGTSLTTEQIKLIKRLTENVTILFDGDNAGIKASFRSIDMLLTEGMNIRVLLFPEGDDPDSFARKHPQDYVEKFIENEAMDFIDFKAEILLKEAGGDPIKKAEAIRNIVKSVGFVQNALKREVYLKEVSNKFGLSEQSLFNELDVQRQITQNQNQHVQQQKENVPVKMDIVPPDEDKGDPFLYDVLFMESKLVDHMLMFGDVVLKRTDANNEEYQITVIEEILHHFEEEQYQFLVKGNEIIINQVKEGIQQDELRSGNFFVSFMDEQITSKVVDALIPLDELENWASRNIYPPNYGDKVAEQIKGDVLLHKYRYIDYLIKETAKELDQYSGKDEGKYFELIKKITLLKQASMKLNDIIEYSPIKGIYRDSKR; encoded by the coding sequence ATGATTTCCAAACAGACCATTGATAAGATATTCTCCACGATCCGGGTAGAAGAGATTGTGGGTGAATATGTGCAGCTGAAACGGGCAGGGTCTAATTATAAAGGACTCAGTCCCTTCCACGAAGAAAAATCTCCCAGTTTTGTCGTTTCTCCGAGTAAGCAGATCTGGAAGGATTTCTCTACAGGAAAAGGAGGAACTGCGATTTCCTTCCTCATGGAAATTGAAAACTTTACCTATCCCGAAGCGCTTCGCCATGCTGCCAAAAAATACGGAATTGAAATTGAAGAAGATCAGCGCGAGTTTTCTGAAGAAGCTAAAAATGCCCAGTCTGAAAGGGATTTATTATATAAAATTCATGAAGTGGCCAATGATTATTTTCAGAATTTCCTTTGGGGGGCTGAAGAAGGAAAATCCATTGGATTGGCTTATTTCAGAGAACGTGAGCTGAAAGATGATATCATAAAAAAATTCCAGCTGGGGTATTCTCCTGAAAAGAAAAATGCCTTTACGGCGTATGCTTTAGAGAAAGGATATTCTAAAGAAATTCTTGAGAAATCAGGACTCTCTATTTTTCCTGAAAATGCACCGAATGGAATTGACCGTTTTCGTGAAAGGGTCATCTTTCCGATCCATAGCTTCTCGGGAAGGGTATTGGGTTTTGGTGCCAGGATCCTTAAGAATAATGTAAAAACAGCAAAATACCTCAATTCCCCGGAAACGGAGATCTACCATAAATCGAATGTCCTTTATGGATTAAACCAAAGTAAGCAGGCTATTTCCAGGAAAAACGTCTGTCTCTTGGTGGAAGGATATATGGACGTGATTTCCCTTCATCTTTCCGGAATTGAAAATGTGGTGGCAAGCTCGGGAACTTCCCTGACGACAGAACAGATCAAACTGATCAAAAGACTTACGGAAAATGTAACCATTCTCTTTGATGGAGATAATGCCGGAATTAAAGCCAGTTTCCGGAGTATTGATATGTTGCTGACAGAAGGAATGAATATCCGAGTTCTTTTATTTCCTGAAGGAGATGACCCGGATTCGTTTGCCAGAAAACATCCGCAGGACTATGTGGAAAAATTCATCGAAAATGAGGCGATGGATTTTATTGATTTTAAAGCTGAAATTCTTTTAAAAGAAGCAGGAGGTGATCCTATTAAAAAAGCCGAGGCGATCAGGAACATCGTTAAATCCGTAGGGTTTGTTCAGAATGCCTTGAAAAGAGAGGTTTACTTAAAAGAAGTTTCCAATAAATTCGGACTTTCCGAACAGAGCTTGTTTAATGAACTGGATGTCCAGAGGCAGATTACCCAAAATCAGAACCAGCATGTTCAGCAGCAGAAAGAAAATGTTCCCGTTAAAATGGATATTGTTCCTCCGGATGAGGATAAAGGGGATCCTTTTCTGTATGATGTCTTGTTTATGGAGAGTAAGCTTGTGGATCATATGCTGATGTTTGGAGATGTTGTTTTAAAAAGAACGGACGCTAATAATGAGGAGTATCAGATCACGGTCATTGAAGAAATTCTGCACCATTTTGAGGAAGAGCAATATCAATTTTTGGTTAAAGGAAATGAGATCATCATTAATCAGGTAAAAGAAGGCATCCAGCAGGATGAACTGAGAAGCGGGAATTTTTTCGTATCTTTTATGGACGAGCAGATCACCTCGAAGGTAGTAGATGCGTTAATTCCATTGGATGAGCTTGAAAACTGGGCTTCCCGGAATATTTATCCTCCCAATTACGGGGATAAAGTGGCAGAGCAGATAAAAGGTGACGTCTTGCTGCATAAATACCGGTATATCGACTACCTGATCAAAGAAACGGCTAAAGAGCTGGATCAATACAGCGGAAAAGATGAAGGAAAATATTTTGAACTGATCAAAAAGATCACCTTATTGAAACAGGCGTCAATGAAACTCAATGATATTATCGAATACTCACCCATTAAAGGGATTTATAGAGACAGCAAAAGATAA
- the clpP gene encoding ATP-dependent Clp endopeptidase proteolytic subunit ClpP has product MDIKKEFRDFSVKHLGNSGLVTDQYMGMYGPTNLTPYIMEERRLNVAQMDVFSRLMMDRIIFLGTGIDDQVANIVTAQLLFLESADPSKDIQIYINSPGGSVYAGLGIYDTMQIIKPDVATICTGIAASMGAVLLVAGEKGKRSALKHSRVMIHQPSGGAQGVASDMEINLREMLKLKQELYDIIAEHSGQTYEWVEKSSDRDYWMTSEEAKNYGMVDEVLQRSKEKK; this is encoded by the coding sequence ATGGACATTAAAAAAGAATTCAGAGATTTCTCTGTAAAGCATTTAGGAAACAGCGGTTTGGTTACCGATCAGTATATGGGAATGTATGGTCCAACGAATCTTACGCCTTACATTATGGAGGAAAGAAGATTGAACGTTGCTCAGATGGACGTTTTCTCCCGTTTGATGATGGACAGGATTATTTTCCTTGGAACCGGAATCGATGACCAGGTAGCTAATATCGTAACAGCACAGCTTTTATTCCTTGAAAGTGCTGACCCTTCAAAAGATATTCAGATCTATATCAACTCTCCTGGTGGTAGCGTATATGCAGGTTTAGGTATCTATGATACGATGCAGATCATCAAACCGGATGTAGCGACAATCTGTACAGGTATTGCTGCTTCAATGGGAGCCGTATTGTTAGTTGCCGGAGAAAAAGGAAAACGTTCCGCACTTAAGCATTCAAGGGTAATGATCCACCAGCCTTCAGGAGGTGCACAAGGTGTTGCTTCTGATATGGAGATCAACCTGAGAGAGATGTTGAAATTAAAGCAGGAGCTTTACGATATCATTGCAGAGCATTCAGGACAAACTTATGAGTGGGTTGAAAAATCTTCTGACAGGGATTACTGGATGACTTCTGAAGAAGCTAAAAACTACGGAATGGTAGATGAGGTTTTACAGAGATCCAAAGAGAAAAAATAA
- a CDS encoding esterase-like activity of phytase family protein, translating into MKKLLLSSLILGTLWSCNNDDTVNNQDINYNKLPQEFPFTTVATINGVAVINGGFGSGATAHPTRKGEFYVITDRGPNTAYQNGIKFLIPNYTPTIMHFKINADGNIEVLKYIKLKNPSGQPITGLPNPQGMGSTGEIAYGVNGNVLGTDNYGLDSESIVAAADGTFWVSDEYGPHIVHYNADGVEMERISPIGVNTGNRKLPAVFAKRRPNRGMEGMCMTPDGKMLVGTMQSTMYVPTKALATNTTLTRIVTFDLATGQTKQYLYKQDGGASDSVCDITAISNTEFLVIERDGKFGSQGGLKKVYRINLSGASDVTGPDLAAVDGLKINDKALEQSTWAEIDAAGLKPVSKTLAVDLVAKLGYEHDKFEGIVYLGGNKLAVFNDDDFGVTDDGNGNPKAKILPKTGKVDKGTMYVVDIQ; encoded by the coding sequence ATGAAAAAACTTCTTCTTTCATCTCTTATCCTAGGAACTTTATGGTCATGCAATAACGATGATACGGTAAATAACCAGGACATCAATTATAATAAACTGCCACAGGAATTTCCTTTTACAACGGTTGCTACGATCAATGGAGTCGCTGTAATTAATGGTGGTTTCGGTTCCGGAGCAACAGCCCATCCTACCCGTAAAGGAGAATTTTATGTGATCACGGACCGTGGTCCCAATACCGCTTATCAGAATGGAATTAAATTCCTCATTCCCAACTATACACCCACGATCATGCATTTTAAGATCAATGCTGATGGAAATATCGAAGTACTGAAGTATATCAAGCTTAAAAATCCTTCGGGACAACCTATTACAGGACTTCCAAACCCTCAGGGAATGGGAAGTACGGGTGAAATTGCTTATGGTGTCAATGGAAATGTATTGGGGACTGATAATTACGGATTGGACAGTGAGAGTATTGTAGCTGCTGCTGACGGCACGTTTTGGGTGTCTGATGAATATGGACCTCACATCGTTCATTATAATGCGGATGGGGTGGAGATGGAAAGGATCAGTCCTATTGGAGTGAATACAGGAAACAGGAAATTGCCTGCCGTTTTCGCAAAAAGAAGACCTAACCGGGGAATGGAAGGAATGTGTATGACTCCTGACGGAAAGATGCTGGTGGGTACAATGCAGTCGACCATGTATGTTCCTACCAAAGCTCTCGCTACCAATACCACTTTAACAAGGATTGTAACGTTTGACCTTGCAACCGGGCAGACAAAACAATATTTGTATAAGCAGGATGGAGGAGCATCCGATTCCGTTTGTGATATAACGGCGATCAGTAATACTGAGTTTTTAGTTATTGAAAGGGACGGAAAATTCGGTTCTCAGGGAGGACTGAAGAAAGTGTACAGAATTAATCTTTCCGGCGCATCAGATGTTACCGGTCCCGATCTGGCGGCTGTTGATGGGTTAAAGATTAATGATAAAGCTTTGGAACAATCCACATGGGCTGAGATTGATGCTGCCGGGCTAAAGCCGGTTTCCAAGACTTTAGCTGTAGATCTGGTTGCTAAATTGGGATATGAACACGACAAATTCGAAGGAATTGTTTATCTGGGAGGAAATAAACTGGCTGTTTTCAATGACGATGATTTTGGCGTTACCGATGATGGAAACGGAAACCCGAAAGCGAAGATTCTTCCTAAGACAGGAAAAGTAGATAAAGGAACAATGTATGTAGTCGATATTCAGTAA
- the tpiA gene encoding triose-phosphate isomerase yields MRRKIVAGNWKMNKNVIDAQQLMIQLLSYKNNNPTNCEVWIAPPSLYLMMAKDIFEKDEIGVFSQDMSEHESGAYTGELSADMLESIDVTGSLIGHSERRQYHGETDSHCNRKVKLALDKGLIPVYCNGETLEQRKAGQHFEVVKNQTEVALFTLSAEEIKKVVIAYEPVWAIGTGETATPEQAQEIHAHIRSIIAAKYGQEVADEVSILYGGSVKPDNAKEIFSQPDIDGGLIGGAALKLEDFSKIIEAFN; encoded by the coding sequence ATGAGAAGAAAGATCGTTGCAGGAAACTGGAAAATGAACAAAAATGTAATTGATGCTCAGCAATTAATGATTCAATTACTTAGTTATAAAAACAATAACCCGACGAATTGTGAGGTTTGGATCGCTCCTCCTTCATTGTATCTGATGATGGCAAAAGACATCTTTGAAAAGGATGAGATCGGAGTTTTTTCCCAGGATATGAGCGAGCATGAAAGCGGAGCCTATACAGGAGAGCTTTCTGCAGATATGCTGGAATCTATTGATGTGACCGGATCACTTATCGGACACTCTGAAAGAAGACAATACCACGGTGAAACAGATTCACATTGCAACAGAAAGGTTAAGTTAGCACTTGATAAAGGTTTAATTCCTGTATACTGCAATGGGGAAACACTTGAACAGAGAAAAGCAGGCCAGCACTTTGAAGTGGTAAAAAACCAGACTGAAGTGGCTTTATTTACCCTTTCCGCAGAGGAAATCAAAAAAGTAGTAATTGCTTACGAACCCGTTTGGGCAATCGGAACCGGTGAAACGGCTACACCTGAGCAAGCTCAGGAAATCCATGCACATATCAGAAGTATCATTGCTGCAAAGTATGGGCAAGAAGTTGCAGATGAAGTTTCGATCCTTTACGGAGGTTCAGTGAAGCCGGATAATGCTAAAGAGATTTTTTCCCAACCGGATATCGATGGTGGACTGATTGGCGGAGCTGCTTTAAAACTGGAGGATTTCTCTAAAATTATTGAGGCCTTTAATTAG